A single window of Balaenoptera ricei isolate mBalRic1 chromosome 15, mBalRic1.hap2, whole genome shotgun sequence DNA harbors:
- the OPRL1 gene encoding nociceptin receptor isoform X2, with amino-acid sequence MPATAPSCPSGSRSPSWGSTWLCASGGCWGTVSSCMSSSGRLGPPPPCRHTKMKTATNIYIFNLALADTLVLLTLPFQGTDVLLGFWPFGNALCKAVIAIDYYNMFTSTFTLTAMSVDRYVAICHPIRALDVRTSSKAQAVNVAIWALASVVGVPVAIMGSAQVEDEEIECLVEIPAPQDYWGPVFAVCIFLFSFIIPVLIISVCYSLMVRRLRGVRLLSGSREKDRNLRRITRLVLVVVAVFVGCWTPVQVFVLVQGLGVQPGSETAVAILRFCTALGYVNSCLNPILYAFLDENFKACFRKFCCAPSLRREMQVSDRVRSVAKDVAVARKTAEMVPRPA; translated from the exons ATGCCAGCCACGGCGCCTTCCTGCCCCTCGGGCTCAAGGTCACCATCGTGGGGCTCTACCTGGCTGTGTGCATCGGGGGGCTGCTGGGGAACTGTCTCGTCATGTATGTCATCCTCAGGTAGgctgggcccccccccccc CTGCAGACACACCAAGATGAAGACAGCTACCAACATTTACATCTTTAACCTGGCCCTGGCAGACACTTTGGTGCTGCTGACACTGCCCTTCCAGGGCACAGATGTCCTGCTGGGCTTCTGGCCGTTTGGGAACGCCCTGTGCAAGGCAGTCATCGCCATTGACTATTACAACATGTTCACCAGCACCTTCACGCTGACCGCCATGAGTGTGGACCGCTACGTAGCCATCTGCCACCCCATCCGTGCCCTTGACGTCCGGACATCCAGCAAGGCCCAGGCTGTCAACGTGGCCATCTGGGCCCTGGCCTCTGTTGTCGGCGTTCCCGTTGCCATCATGGGCTCGGCACAGGTTGAGGATGAAG AGATCGAGTGTCTGGTGGAAATCCCCGCCCCCCAGGACTACTGGGGCCCCGTGTTTGCCGTCTgcatcttcctcttctccttcatcaTCCCCGTGCTCATCATCTCCGTCTGCTACAGCCTGATGGTCCGGCGGCTGCGAGGCGTCCGCCTGCTCTCCGGCTCCCGGGAGAAGGACCGGAACCTGCGGCGCATCACGCgcctggtgctggtggtggtggctgTGTTCGTGGGCTGCTGGACGCCCGTCCAGGTCTTTGTGCTGGTCCAAGGGCTGGGCGTCCAGCCAGGCAGTGAGACTGCGGTGGCCATCCTACGTTTCTGCACGGCCCTCGGCTACGTCAACAGCTGCCTCAACCCCATCCTCTACGCCTTCCTGGACGAGAACTTCAAGGCCTGCTTCCGCAAGTTCTGCTGCGCGCCCAGCCTGCGCCGGGAGATGCAGGTGTCAGACCGCGTGCGCAGCGTTGCCAAGGATGTGGCTGTTGCTCGCAAGACCGCTGAGATGGTGCCACGGCCGGCATGA
- the OPRL1 gene encoding nociceptin receptor isoform X1 encodes MESLFPAPFWEVLYGGHLQGNLSLLSPNHSLLPPHLLLNASHGAFLPLGLKVTIVGLYLAVCIGGLLGNCLVIHTKMKTATNIYIFNLALADTLVLLTLPFQGTDVLLGFWPFGNALCKAVIAIDYYNMFTSTFTLTAMSVDRYVAICHPIRALDVRTSSKAQAVNVAIWALASVVGVPVAIMGSAQVEDEEIECLVEIPAPQDYWGPVFAVCIFLFSFIIPVLIISVCYSLMVRRLRGVRLLSGSREKDRNLRRITRLVLVVVAVFVGCWTPVQVFVLVQGLGVQPGSETAVAILRFCTALGYVNSCLNPILYAFLDENFKACFRKFCCAPSLRREMQVSDRVRSVAKDVAVARKTAEMVPRPA; translated from the exons ATGGAGTCCCTCTTCCCTGCCCCGTTCTGGGAGGTCCTCTACGGCGGCCACCTGCAGGGCAACCTGTCCCTCCTGAGCCCCAACCACAGCCTGCTGCCCCCGCACCTGCTGCTCAATGCCAGCCACGGCGCCTTCCTGCCCCTCGGGCTCAAGGTCACCATCGTGGGGCTCTACCTGGCTGTGTGCATCGGGGGGCTGCTGGGGAACTGTCTCGTCAT ACACACCAAGATGAAGACAGCTACCAACATTTACATCTTTAACCTGGCCCTGGCAGACACTTTGGTGCTGCTGACACTGCCCTTCCAGGGCACAGATGTCCTGCTGGGCTTCTGGCCGTTTGGGAACGCCCTGTGCAAGGCAGTCATCGCCATTGACTATTACAACATGTTCACCAGCACCTTCACGCTGACCGCCATGAGTGTGGACCGCTACGTAGCCATCTGCCACCCCATCCGTGCCCTTGACGTCCGGACATCCAGCAAGGCCCAGGCTGTCAACGTGGCCATCTGGGCCCTGGCCTCTGTTGTCGGCGTTCCCGTTGCCATCATGGGCTCGGCACAGGTTGAGGATGAAG AGATCGAGTGTCTGGTGGAAATCCCCGCCCCCCAGGACTACTGGGGCCCCGTGTTTGCCGTCTgcatcttcctcttctccttcatcaTCCCCGTGCTCATCATCTCCGTCTGCTACAGCCTGATGGTCCGGCGGCTGCGAGGCGTCCGCCTGCTCTCCGGCTCCCGGGAGAAGGACCGGAACCTGCGGCGCATCACGCgcctggtgctggtggtggtggctgTGTTCGTGGGCTGCTGGACGCCCGTCCAGGTCTTTGTGCTGGTCCAAGGGCTGGGCGTCCAGCCAGGCAGTGAGACTGCGGTGGCCATCCTACGTTTCTGCACGGCCCTCGGCTACGTCAACAGCTGCCTCAACCCCATCCTCTACGCCTTCCTGGACGAGAACTTCAAGGCCTGCTTCCGCAAGTTCTGCTGCGCGCCCAGCCTGCGCCGGGAGATGCAGGTGTCAGACCGCGTGCGCAGCGTTGCCAAGGATGTGGCTGTTGCTCGCAAGACCGCTGAGATGGTGCCACGGCCGGCATGA
- the LKAAEAR1 gene encoding protein LKAAEAR1, whose protein sequence is MQPEPAKGTARRVPRERAGKGAQGAGARVGCAKAEPPTPGWTLALEGLAAMRPAQRHSHLLFGDLLEDVGAAASVFPSESAELGYRMPDPRAWTLPLEPPAQRQDRVLGVLKAAEARGRVRALRLRYARLQAEEVSLLILRQKSARAALRLELFLPPQLKATRIPDPLDRQERRRVETILEEKVDGSIFPR, encoded by the exons ATGCAGCCAGAGCCGGCGAAGGGGACCGCGCGCAGGGTCCCGCGGGAGCGAGCGGGCAAGGGCGCGCAGGGCGCAGGGGCCCGCGTGGGGTGTGCCAAGGCGGAGCCCCCGACGCCGGGCTGGACCCTCGCGCTGGAGGGGCTGGCGGCCATGCGGCCCGCGCAGCGCCACAGCCACCTGCTCTTCGGCGACCTGCTGGAGGACGTGGGCGCGGCCGCCTCCGTCTTCCCGAGCGAGTCAGCGGAGCTGGGGTACCGCATGCCTGACCCGCGCGCGTGGACGCTGCCGCTCGAGCCGCCCGCGCAGCGCCAGGACCGGGTCCTCGGCGTCCTCAAGGCCGCCGAGGCCCGCGGCCGAGTCCGCGCTCTCCGACTGCGCTACGCCCGCCTGCAG GCGGAGGAGGTCTCGCTCCTCATCCTGCGGCAGAAGTCCGCGCGCGCCGCCCTCCGGCTGGAGCTGTTCCTGCCGCCGCAGCTGAAGGCCACGCGGATCCCAGACCCCTTGGACCGTCAAGAG CGGAGGCGCGTGGAAACCATTCTGGAGGAGAAAGTCGACGGCAGCATCTTCCCGCGCTGA